In Streptomyces venezuelae, the sequence CGACATCGGCATGCTCGCCGCTGAGTACAAGAGCGACGACCGCGGCCTCTCGGTCGCCGAGTTCACCGCCGACGCCGTCGCCGGCGCCACCGGCCCGAACAAGATCGAGCGCGGCGACGGCCGCGACGTCGTCCTGTACGGCTTCGGCCGCATCGGCCGCCTCGTCGCCCGCCTGCTGATCGAGAAGGCCGGCTCCGGCAACGGCCTGCGCCTGCGCGCCATCGTCGTCCGCCAGGGCGGCGACCAGGACATCGTCAAGCGCGCCTCGCTGCTGCGCCGCGACTCGATCCACGGCCAGTTCCAGGGCACGATCACCGTCGACGAGGCGAACAGCACGATCATCGCCAACGGCAACGCCATCAAGGTGATCTACGCGAACGACCCGTCCGAGGTGGACTACACCGAGCACGGCATCAAGGACGCCATCCTCATCGACAACACGGGCAAGTGGCGCGACCGCGAGGGCCTCTCCAAGCACCTGCGCCCCGGCATCGACAAGGTCGTGCTGACCGCCCCGGGCAAGGGCGACGTCCCGAACATCGTCCACGGCGTCAACCACGACACCATCAAGCCGGACGAGCAGATCCTGTCCTGCGCCTCCTGCACCACCAACGCGATCGTCCCGCCGCTCAAGGCCATGGACGACGAATACGGTGTCCTGCGCGGTCACGTGGAGACCGTCCACTCGTTCACGAACGACCAGAACCTGCTGGACAACTACCACAAGGCCGACCGTCGTGGCCGCTCCGCGCCGCTGAACATGGTCATCACCGAGACCGGCGCCGCCTCCGCGGTCGCCAAGGCGCTGCCGGACCTCAAGGCGCCGATCACCGGCAGCTCGATCCGCGTCCCCGTCCCGGACGTCTCGATCGCGATCCTCAGCCTGCGCCTGGGCCGTGAGACCACCCGCGAAGAGGTCCTCGACTACCTCCGCGACGTCTCGCTGCACTCGCCGCTCAAGCGCCAGATCGACTTCACCACGGCTCCCGACGCGGTCTCCATGGACTTCGTCGGTTCGCGCCACTCCTCGATCGTCGACGCGGGCGCCACCAAGGTGGACGGCGACAACGCCATCCTCTACCTCTGGTACGACAACGAGTTCGGCTACTCCTGCCAGGTCATCCGTGTGGTCCAGCACGTGTCCGGCGTCGAGTACCCGACCTACCCGGTCCCGGCGGTCTGATCCGTCAGAACGCTCGCCGTCCGGCCGGCTGCTCCGACAGGCGGGGTGACGGTGGGAGGGCGACCGGTGCCGACGCGCACCGGTCGCCCGGCCCGCCGTCCCCCGCCTGTCGTGCGTCCCGCCCCCGACCACGCGGCGCCACCGGACGGCGGGCCAGCGCGATCCCGGCCAGCACGGCCACGAGCACGCACACACCCGGCCAGCCGGCCCCGCCGTAGATCCGCACGCCCAGCCAGGACCCGCCACTGCCGCCCAGGTACGCGCAGGTCATGTAGGCGGTGTTGAGCCGGCTGCGGGCATCGGGGCGCAGGGCGTACATCCGGGCCTGGTTGGCGAGCATGCCGGACTGCATCGAGACGTCGAGCAGCAGCCAGCCGGCCGCCAGCGCGGCCGCAGCCCGTGCCTCAGGCGTGGGCCCGTGCGGGTCGGCGGAGCAGGTAGCCGGCCGCGGCCACGACCAGTACGGCCATGCAGGCGATGAACACCAGCCCGGCACCCTCCAGACCGATCGGGCCCACCAGCAGCCCCACTCCGATCACCGGCAGCGAGATGCCCGTGTACGCCACCACGAACAGCATCGAGATCACCGCCGCGCGCCGGTCCGGAGGTGAGGCCGCGGCCACCGCGGACAGCGCCCCGCGGAACGCGAGGCCCTGTCCGGCGCCGCCGGCGACGGCGCTCGCCACCACCAGCGCCAGCAGGTCCCACCACAGCGCGCCCGCGAGCAGCGCCAGCCCGGCGAGCAGCCCCGCGCAGCCCAGCGGCAGCGACCGGGCCACCCCGACCCGGCCGACCGCCAGTTGCCCGGCGGTCGAGGCGAAGAACGCCAGTGCGACGATCAGCCCGCTCACCGCGTGGTTGTGCACGTCCAGGGACTCGGCGAGGAAGGCCGGACTCACCGAGGTGAACACCCCGAACAGTGCGAAGCCCGCGAAGGAGGCGATCGCCGCGGGCACGAACACCGACCGCACCCGGGCGGGCAGGGCGGGCCGCTGCGGCCGTACGGTACGCAGCGGCCGCCGGTCGCGTACGGTCTCGGGGAGCCGGGCCAGGACGACGGCCGAGCCGGCCACCAGCGCGAGGTGCACGGCGAACGGCAGGTACAGCGGCCAGGCGGCGTACTGCGCGAGCACTCCGGCGAGCAGCGGGCCGCAGCCCAGCCCGCCCATGTTGGCGGCCGTCGCCACGAAGGTGGCCC encodes:
- a CDS encoding glyceraldehyde-3-phosphate dehydrogenase, coding for MTVNEDSFTSWKNREEIAESMIPIIGKLHRERDVTILLHSRSLVNKSVVSILKTHRFARQIAGEELSVTETLPFLQVLTTLDLGPSQIDIGMLAAEYKSDDRGLSVAEFTADAVAGATGPNKIERGDGRDVVLYGFGRIGRLVARLLIEKAGSGNGLRLRAIVVRQGGDQDIVKRASLLRRDSIHGQFQGTITVDEANSTIIANGNAIKVIYANDPSEVDYTEHGIKDAILIDNTGKWRDREGLSKHLRPGIDKVVLTAPGKGDVPNIVHGVNHDTIKPDEQILSCASCTTNAIVPPLKAMDDEYGVLRGHVETVHSFTNDQNLLDNYHKADRRGRSAPLNMVITETGAASAVAKALPDLKAPITGSSIRVPVPDVSIAILSLRLGRETTREEVLDYLRDVSLHSPLKRQIDFTTAPDAVSMDFVGSRHSSIVDAGATKVDGDNAILYLWYDNEFGYSCQVIRVVQHVSGVEYPTYPVPAV
- a CDS encoding MFS transporter, which gives rise to MDGDRRRWRQCLLGGAVFAVCMAGTTLPTPLYGLYQEKFGFSELVVTVVYAVYAFGVIGVLLLAGNASDTVGRRPVLLAGLAFSAASAVCFLCATGMGWLYAGRLLSGLSAGLFTGAATAYVMELAPSGGAARATFVATAANMGGLGCGPLLAGVLAQYAAWPLYLPFAVHLALVAGSAVVLARLPETVRDRRPLRTVRPQRPALPARVRSVFVPAAIASFAGFALFGVFTSVSPAFLAESLDVHNHAVSGLIVALAFFASTAGQLAVGRVGVARSLPLGCAGLLAGLALLAGALWWDLLALVVASAVAGGAGQGLAFRGALSAVAAASPPDRRAAVISMLFVVAYTGISLPVIGVGLLVGPIGLEGAGLVFIACMAVLVVAAAGYLLRRPARAHA